ACACGCTCTGCAGATGCGGTGGCGCTCTCAAAAGTGCAGGTCCTTCGCATCGATGGTAAGGTATTTATTGAGTTCATTGAGAAGTATCCCAAACTGGCTCTGGCGCTGCTGCGAGAACTGGTCTCCCGCTTACGCAAGACCGATAGCCAAATCAAAAGTATTTCTTTGGCAGATGCTGTCGGTAAAGTTGCTGCAGTGATTGTGCGTCTGGCAAACGATGTTGGGCGCGTACGCAAAGGTCGTGTAGAGATTGACAACTTTGCAAGTCAGCAAGAAATCGCAAACTACGCTGCAACATCGCGCGAGACGATTTCGCGTGTGCTCACCATGTTCGAGCGAGAAGGACTCATTGAGCGGGATATGAATAAAATTATCATCAATAATTTTGAGGAATTCAAGCAAAAGTTCGGCGAGTAATGCCCCGAGCAACCCCTCGCTTTTCTTGCAGCTCTTGGCACACATCGCTTGTAGCGTAAGAGTCTACCACAGCCCCGAAAACCTTCGCATTTCAAGCGAATTCATGTATCTTCCACTGTTCTTTTAGGACTTTCAGCCGTCTGTGCTGGAAGAAGCGACTTGCATCACCAACCAGTAAAGGAGTAATAACTATGCCGTTCAAGAAACTAGGTTCGCCTACGCGTAACTTCTCTGCAAAGCCGGGCTTGCAAGAAGAAGATTTGCAGACACTGCGTACACTCTTCGCTCAACATCTCAAGTATTCCCTCGCAAAAGACGAATACACTGCTACAGTGCGCGATAGCTACAACGCGCTAGCCCTTTCCGTACGCGATGCGCTGATCGACCGCTGGATTGAAACACAGCAAACATACTACCGTCAAGACGTCAAGCGCGTCTATTATCTCTCAATGGAATTTCTTATTGGACGCACACTGGGCAATGCAGCACTTAACTTAGGTCTGAATGATGAAGTTCGCGAGTTGATGCTACAATTAGGCTATAAGTTAGAAGCTATCGAAGAAATTGAGCCCGATGCTGGCTTAGGAAACGGAGGCTTAGGTCGCCTCGCTGCGTGCTTCTTAGACTCTATGGCTACACTTGGCATCCCCGGATATGGCTATGGCATTCGATACGAGTTTGGCATCTTTGCGCAAAAGATTCGTAACGGCTATCAAGTTGAAACGCCCGATAACTGGCTCCGCTATGGTAACCCTTGGGAAATCGTGCGTCCCGAATACCTCTACAAAGTACAATTCTATGGCAACGTGCACGAGTATCTTGACCAACACGGTAACTTGCGCCACGATTGGGTGAATACACAAGAAGTGATGGCGCTGGCGTACGACACACCCGTGCCCGGTTACGGTAACAATACCGTAAACAATATGCGGCTCTGGTCAGCTAAAGCGACACGCGAGTTTAATTTCGAATGCTTCAACGAAGGTGATTACGACCGCGCCGTTGCCGAGAAAGCAGAATCAGAGACAATTTCAAAAGTCTTGTATCCTAACGACAATACACCTGAAGGCAAAGAATTGCGCCTCAAGCAAGAGTATTTCTTTGTCTCAGCAACACTGCAAGACATCGTCCGCCGCTATAAGAAAACACACACAACATTTGACCAATTCGCCGATAAAGTCGCTATCCAACTCAACGACACACACCCTGCTATCGCTGTGGCAGAATTGATGCGCTTGCTGGTCGATATTGAACATCTGAGTTGGGAAAAAGCATGGAGCATTACTACACGCACATTTGCCTACACCAATCACACAGTGCTGCCAGAAGCGCTT
This genomic stretch from [Chlorobium] sp. 445 harbors:
- a CDS encoding Crp/Fnr family transcriptional regulator, with protein sequence MEHRELVRQLEEVSIFESLSEKELSDLITRSQLMTYRKDDVIIFESQEGNSVYIILEGMVKICRTNEEYKEVILAILGEKEFFGEMSVLDGATRSADAVALSKVQVLRIDGKVFIEFIEKYPKLALALLRELVSRLRKTDSQIKSISLADAVGKVAAVIVRLANDVGRVRKGRVEIDNFASQQEIANYAATSRETISRVLTMFEREGLIERDMNKIIINNFEEFKQKFGE